The nucleotide window ATATAGGGTCATAGAGGAGGATAACTGGCTAAGGTTAACAGGGAAGGAGGGTGATTACCTAGCAAAGGACTTTGAAAGCTACGCCATTCTGCTCTTCCCTATCCAAATGATTCCTAGAGAAGTCCTAAACTCTCTAGACGTCAGGCTTACCTCCATCGACATGTTGAGGGAAGTGTTGATGAAACCTAACGTGTGGAGAGACTACCTGACCCTGAGGGTTAGGGAAGGGAGAGTTATCACGGCCGACTTAATGTTGGAGAATTTCATGGGGAGGGATCTAGTTAATGATATCATTGCAGATATTGGAGTAAAGTACGTGGAAGGACAGGACGGTTTGGAAATATCTTCCATCTTAACCAATTTCTCATGGAGAGAGTTGAATGAAGCCTTCAAAAGGATATCCTTTGCTCTCTCACTTTATAACCAGATTAGGCGCAATCAGGAAGAGATTGCTCTAAATTTGGCTAACTCTTTCATGACAAACTACAGGTCAAGGGATACAGGGCTTCCGTGAAATTACAGCATTTTATAAGTATTAAAGTCTGTATCTTAGACCTTCTCCTCATCCAGAAGGATGGGTTTGAAGTCCTGACAAGGAATACGACTCCACAAAGGGTGAGCCTCCGTCAATTCTAGTCTTTCTTACGGCCTATAAGTCCATGAATAAGGAAAGATATCAACGTAAGGACAAAACACGTCGCAATGCCTTCAACGAGACAGCAGATAAGGTGTGAGTCAGACCCCTAAAGATTAACACGTGCTTTCCAACTGGTTCAAATCAATACGAGAGGGTCAATTATGTAGCCCACTCTACATGGAAGCTTTAAGAGAGAGATGAAATTATAAAAAAGAAAGTTTTTAAACAACTGGTTAGATATTTTATATAACGTGATATAATGGTCGCAATTAACCCGTCGGATATAGCCATAATAATTATAGTAGCACTAGTGCTTTTCGTGGGGAGCAGCAAAATACCAGAGCTGTTCAGGTCCATGGGTAAAGCCTTAGGTGAGTTTAAGAAGGGTAGAATGGAGGCTGAAATGGAAATAAACCAGATGCAGAATCAGCCACCAGCCTCAACCTATCAATCGCCACAAAGTAATCAACAGAAAGCGGCTAGTCCCGAGGACCTAGAGAAGCAGATAAAGGATCTACAAAAACAGCTAGATGAAATGAAAAAACAGCAAAAAACTCAGTGAGCCATTATAGAGGTCACGTAAAGTAGGCGTAATTTTTTGTTTGTAAGTTAGGAAGGGGGAGGGGAGGCTAACAAATGATAGGTAGTCTGAGTGATGCCCTTATAATGGTAATAGTAGCTATACTGCTGCTTGGCGGGGAGAAGAATCTCTCCGGTACGGTGAGAAATCTTGGGAAGACCCTAAGTGAACTTAGGAAAAGGCAAGACGAATTCAAGAGGGAGCTCATGAAGGAGTTATCTGAGACCGGTGATATTACGCAGGAGGTGAGGAATGACCTCTCATTTAACTCTAATTCTGGGCCCATGGTAAGACCACTCTACAACCTCCCTAAAACGTCTGAGGAAGAGAAGATCAAACAACTAGAGGAACAGATAAGGAGGATGCAAGCGGAACTTGAGAGGTTGAAGAAGGGTGACGGAAAAAACTAGCGAGCTGCAGAAATCAGGAGAGAGGCCCCTGTTAGAACACTTGAATGAGCTTATATACAGGGCTAGGAGAGCTCTAATATCGCTTGTTTCGGCCTTCGTGATATTCTTCTTCTTCGGGATTAAGGAAGTGTCCTTCAACGGATTTAATTTCCCTATCCTATACCCCAATCTTTTCAACAGTATTTCCTCATATTTTATCAGGCTATTTATACATACTGAACTCCCACCTCAACTAAAATTACTGAACTTAAACCCCTTTGATACTTTGTTTTCAGCGGCTTACGTTTCCTTCTTCCTTTCACTTTTTATAGCTATGCCTATCATAATCCATGAGATATGGGGGTTTGTATCACCTGGGCTTTACGAAAACGAAAAAAAGATGGCTAAGTCCCTAATACTTCCAGCCTTCGTTCTGTTTGCTGCAGGTTCTAGTTTTGCGTATTTTATCATTATTCCTGTAATGATGAAGTTCGTACTTCTATATACTACTTCTTTAGGTGTTGAGCCCACACTTAGCCTGAGAGCATTTATCAATACCGTGATGTCGCTCATGCTAACGGTGGGTCTAGGCTTCGAATACCCCTTAATAATGACCATGTTAACTATGGCAGGGGTAGTGAAAGCCGAAAGTTGGAGGAGAAACTGGAGGTACGGTGTCCTGGGAGCGTTCATCATAGCTTGGTTTATATCACCAGGTACCACGGGAGGAGTCATAGAGACCACAATTGGGGTTACGTTGTCGACCCTTTACTTTGTAGGGGTAGCGTCATCCTATTTGGCCCAGAAAAGGCGTAAATAGCTGTATACATATGTATAATTTTTAAGTAACCCATCAGGGTTAGAGCTGCAGTTTGTATATTCCTGAAGTCAATTTGTTTAAAATTAATACAGTAATAACAGTTATACATGAACCTCCCAGTCCAAATCTGGATTGAATTTAGTTTGGTCATTGTATTCGTTGGTTTGGATATTTACTTGCTGATAGACGGTGTCAAGCAATCCTTAAAGACTACGAACTAGTAGGGAAAAAGTCTATTTCCTTCCAGTCAAGTTGATATAGAATGGTAAGGAAAAAGAACGATGACGGGAGGGATCCCCTTCACTTTAAGCTCTTACCTGTTAGAGGGAGGCAGGAGAGCGAGCTCAGGGAACTTATGAAAACTATGATGGAAAGGGGGAGTTTCCCAAAGGAGGCCGGGTGGAAGGACTTCATCGACAAGGCCCTGGAGTCACTCATAACCCTCATCAAACTCTCCCCTGAACAAACCTTTGAGGAAAGGAATGACTTGTTGAGGGACTTCTACAATTCGAAGGTTATGGGCTTCATACCTTTACCTATTCACGTGTTGCAGACGATTGTGGACAAAAACCCTGAGATAGCTGAAGATATAGTTTCAACGTACTCATCCCTGTTTAAGCACTATTTTTTGGATACCGGCGAGAAGGACGTGAATGCTAAGTTGAACACTCTCAAGAGGTTTTTCCTCACCATTACTCCCATGCAGAACAAGCAGAACATTGTCGTCAAGACAGAAGGGAACTGCGGAGCATTTAGTATTTTTACAACTATATTAAGTAAAACCCTATTAGATAGGATTTATGCCCCCCTTCTTCATCAGGTTCTCCTTGAAATGGGGGCAGAAGTTAAGTCTTTAAAAGGGGATAATTTAGTCCTTGAGGCAAAGTTTTGTTGATACTGTGGTGAAAATTTAATAGGATTTGGTAATCCATTTCAAAAATAAATTGACGATTACAAAGTCGGGGAAAGCTTCGCCCTTTAGGGCGGGGATAACAAAGGGTATAAAACTCTTTCCTACCCGTCTTATGGATAGAAGGGCCAAAAAGAGTGGGAACGAAATCAGACTACAGTTCCAATGAGGGTTTTCCCTACCCCCCGCTCGCTCTCTTATCTAGTTACGAAAAAGGTCTCCGTTTCGTCCTCTCTTGGTCAACGGAAAGTAGAACAGAGGACTTGTTGAAAGACATACAAGGGTACTACGAGACTCTAATAGGGTCTGATCTACCCTCTAAACCTGCCCAAGACTGCTATAGCGACGTCATCGCAGTATACAAATCCTGGTTAAACAGCCCATGCGGTAGGTACCCTACGATCCGCAACGTCTCTGTATGGTTAACCCAACCCTATCTCTTCAACCGACTTCGAAAAAAGATCGTAAAGGTAGCAGGAGTTGGTGAACCGTAATAGAAGGTTATCCAAGGGAATTACCGGAGTACAAGGACTGGCAAATGAGGGAGTAGGTTAATGCTGAGGAATGGAAAAGCCCACTTGAAGGTCCCCTTCCTCAAGGGGTGGAAAGGGAGTTAAGGACTGTGTCGAGGACGACATCATGGCTGAACTCGAACTAGGTAAAGACGACGAAAAGTACGTCAGAATACCAACATGTTTGGAGGACGCCCACCACAACAAGTCATCAGCTGAGTCACTACAGAAGTACTAAAAAGGTGGAAAGATGACAGAATCCTACGCAGGTCAAAGTCTCACCACAAGAGAGCTAGAAACACCAGGACTCAGCTAGGTAAATAGGTGGTCAAAGCAGTTAACTCATTAAACGTCTCTGCCATCGCCCTGATGACCTTAACGACCTCATCAGGAGAGTAAAGAGACGACCCCTGAGTTCACAGACGTGCTCTGCCTCATGCAGTACCGTAGACTGCAGTAGTGGGCAGAGTTGCAAGGGAGCACGCGCTTAAGGTAGTGTACGTAGACCCTCACTACTCCTCTCACTGTCCAAAGTGCGGGAAAGAAATGGAAGAGGAAGGACATAGGTACTCCCTTGTCCAAGTGGTTATGAGAACGATCGTGACGTAATCGCAGTCATGAACGTGTATGGTAAGGGTTCTCTTTCCTCTCGACTGCCCTCACATGAGGGATGTAACTCTGAACCGATGAGGGAAACCCTCTAATAGTGGGAGGAAGTCAGTTTTCTTTTTATAATCAGCACTCTTGTTTAAAAGAACGATTTAAATTTGGAGATACGCAATTTAGTTTCAAGGTTTAAATGGACGAGACAGATCGGAAGATACTTTACTCACTTTTCCGAGATGGTAGGGTAAGTCAAAGGAAGTTAGCTGAGGAGCTGAACCTAACTCCACCAGCCCTAAATTATAGGTTCAAGAAGCTAGAGGAAGACGGTATATTGAAAGGATACAGGGTTTTTATAACTCCTTCCTTTGTCTCTAAGTATTACGGGTTTGTTGCCTTCATAAATCAGAGGGACTTCGATTCAGATTGGATATTTCTGAAGTTTAAGTGTGTGGAGTGGTTGAATGTATATGGCGTGATTGGAAGCAGCTTGAGAGATCTAGATGACAAAATCGATAAGATGTCCGCAGCTCTGGGGGAGGCGAGGCTTAAGTATGTTCCGGAACAGTCCTTGGAGCCCCTAAAACCTCTGGACCTTAGGATCCTAGCAGAACTTTCAAAAAACCCTAGAGCTACTGAGAGTGAGATCGGAAGTAAGCTAGGCATGCCATCTAAGACAGTAGCCAAGAGATTAAGAATATTGGCCAAGAGAGGCGTTTATTCTGTCTTTCCGGTTTTAGACGTATCCAAGGCAGGATTAGTTATGTTCTCAATGTTTTCAAGAGAAATACGGAAAATTACAGGAGTTCTTGAGCCATGTACCATATTTAGAATTACAGATGGGAAAGCTGGAATCAACGTCTGTTTAGTGGAGAGCATGCTTCAGGCAAGAAATTACGTAAATAGCGCGAGACTGCAGGAGCCTGACTCTGACGTTATGATAATTTATGACTACTATTTAAATCTGGATTCAAGCATAACAGCAGTTTAAAATCCAATTCCAAGTAGTGGTATCATTGGATTTGGTTTAAACTCAAGTTTAGCTAAGGATATTCTGAACAAGAACAGAAGGTTTTGTGATTATTCAATTTTATAGACATTTTATTTTTTATGGAGTGTTCAGTATAAGAGGTTTTACATGGTAGATCTTGAAATTATTCAAAAAATTTCAGAATATGGGCTATAAAAGAGTACCTCTTCTTAAAAGAGATATGGAAAAGGTATATAACGACCGGTGTTAATATATAAATTATCATGAGCTCCGCCGAGATAAAATCTACCGATGAGTTCGTTAACAGACTGAAATCAGCCATATACATGATCAGTGTCCTGGCATACCTATTAAACGGAGAGGATAGGGAAGACGCAATTATTATCAGGAAAATGATGAAAGAGCTTTATAATAAAATTTCTAAAAACTCTATTACGACAATTGAGTTTAACGACTTGTACGGAGCGATATTATTAGGCCTCTCGATCCTTTATTCAGAGATAAAGGAGGAGTTGAAGAGGGACCAGGTGCTAAGGATCCAAGAGACATTAGCGGTCAATTAATCAACGGAACGTAACCATGTTTGACTAAATCTCTGGATATACGTGTCGTAATAGAACTCGAGTTTAGGATTTACACTTTACTTCCTGTATTCATAAGCTCTTATACTCCTCCGTCTATTTCTACACATGATAGTTCATTTGGAAAATGGCAAAGTGTATGTGGAGGGTGTAGTTCCAGCCAAGTGTTCTTTGAGAGGCTACAGAGTCAAGTTGGAGTTAATGAACAACAAAATAGTTGGTGGATCTTGTGAGTGCGGTCTTTTCCCTTGTTCACATTCCTCGAAACTCTATCTAAGATATATGAGGAGTAAGGGCATTAGATAACAAAGTCGATGCAAGCCTTACCCTAGGGCTAAGAGAGCAGGCCGATTTTGACGGAAAATTTGAGCTCCCTATCCGGTTAGGACGACGAGATAAGGACTCGTATCATCTCCATCATCCGCCCTGGAATTAATCTCTTTAAAATATTCTCCTAATGTTATAACTAGATATAGAGGATGGATTGGATCAAGGTTAAGTTTATACATCTAAGAATCTTTATATAAAGTCTATATATAAGTCCAAATGATTATTTTCCTTAATTTAACAAGAATAAATAGAATATTTTATAAACCCCTTATATTTATAAAGATATTAGTAAACCTAAACATACAATGAAGAAAGTAATTTTAGGTATAATGGTCGTCTCGGTGTTTTTATTGGGAGCGTTCTTGGGCTCTCCTGTTATGCAGTTTTTCTCTCAGGTCATCACACCAATACCTCAACCCATTGTAAGGACTTACGATATGTATAACACTACTTACTTCCCCTATGAGGTTAAGGTAGTGTATTATCCAGGGAACTACACGAACTTAAACCTAGGTCTTCCAACTTCATGGGAGGTTACAAATGGAGGTCAATCTCACAACGCTGCCTTCACCACAACGTGCACTCAACTAATCCAGGGAGTGGTGTGGCAACAGGACTTCGCCCACATGGCTGGTGCAGCTCTCATACCTCTGTCTGCACCTCAGAACATGTTACCTGGAGCAAATGTGATGGGTACTAGATCCGCTTTGGTGATGTTAACTCAAATGGTCGGAGAACCCTTGGGAGTCACCCTTGCTGATAATCTCCTTTTTGTGGAAGAAGATAGCGGCCCTGGTAGTATTTTTGCAGTGAATCCGTTAAATGGCCAAGTAGTCTGGTACGCAACTGGTTTGGCTAGTTACGCTATGAACAATCCCATAGTCTATAACGGAATAGTGTTCGTGACTGTGGGCGACGTTGGGTTCAACTTCGCCAACTTCGTACATTACGAAAAAGGTCAGTTCTCCTCAATACACAGGGGAATGGCGTATGGAGCGATATATGCGTTCAATGCTACGGACGGTGAACTGCTCTGGATGAAGTTTACCATGGGCGAGGCCATGCCTGCGCCAGCCGTTTACGATGGTATCTTAGCGTACTCCGACGGAGGTGGAGAATTCATAGGAGTAAACGCCACCACTGGACAGGTCCTGTGGATGGACTCAATGCCAGGCCTTTTCGATAGTATGAGCAGCGTAAACTATTACGTTATGCCTAATGGGACGCCAATCTTCATAGCAGGTTTCACCAGCCTCAGCCAACCTTTCGGTCTATTGGTAGCTGTGGATGGACTTAATGGCAAGGAAGTATGGAACGCAACTTTACCCTCACCAAATAGACCGTTTAATACCGGAATGGGTGATGTCCCACCTGCAGTAGATCAGCAACTAGGTATAGTGGTTCAGAGTACGGTCGCCAACGCTGAGCCTAACGGCACTGTTGACACCTTGGTTGTGGGTGTGAACGCTACGACCGGACAAGTTCTCTGGGTTACTAACCTGGGAAGAGGTTACACTCCACCTGCATTCAAGGGAGCAATTCCAACGATATACAACGGTACCGTCTACGTGGGGGCACCTTCCCTTGGCAAAGAGTACGCAATTAATATAAAGACTGGTCAAATTCTATGGCAGACCAGGTTAAATGGGATATCGACGCCACCATCTGCGCCAGGAGGTCCTAGGGGAGGGGCGACCTACTACGACAATCTGCTGTGGGTCGTGGGTGGACCAAACGTTTACGTCCTTAATCCTAAGACAGGAGAGGTACTCCAGCAGTATTATGTTGGAGGAAGGTTCGGAATAGTAAATCCAGTGATTGTAGGTAGCACCATGTACTTGACCAACAGTTACGGATGGGTAATAGCGATACCCCTCTACCAGGTCTATCCTAACTACGTCCTTTACGCTTAGATATCTACTAAAAACAGGGGTCTTCCCTTAAAGTCAACCCTTTTTATTTTAATCTCATAAACTTTTTCCAATAAATCCTCGGTAACTTCCTCTGGCGTCGATTGAAGGACTATCTGTCCAGATTTCATTAAGGTCACGTAATCTGCGTAACCCAACCATTGTAGGTCGTGGGTAGATGCTAGGAAGGTCTTGTTTCGCTTCAGGTGATTTATAACTTCAAGTACCTTCCGTTGGTTCTTGAGGTCTAGTCCTGACGTAAGTTCATCCATGATGATCAAATCTCCTTCCGTAAGAGCCTTGCAGATCAGGACCATTCTCTTCTCACCTGTGCTTAAGGTGGAGAACCTCTTCCCGAAGAGTTTGCCTACGTCGAGGAGCTCAACGTATTGCCTATATTTTTCGAGCTTATTTCTCGTCCCAGAAAGAAGAATGTCCTCCACTGGAATGTCTGAGGAAAAGAACTCCGCAGGAACATATCCCTTTTCCATACCTTGCAAGCTGTTGAGAGCCCTTATCACTGATCTTAGGAGGGTAGTCTTCCCTGCTCCGTTGGGTCCTATAACTAGGTTCAGGCCCCTTCTTACCTCTAGAGAGAAATCTGACAGGATTAATCTGTCCCCTACCTTTACCTTAGCTCCCTGAATAAGCAATTCCCTTCACCAGGACCATAACGATTATGGGAGATGCCATTAGGGAGGTTATCGCGGTCAGAGGAATCTTGAAGCCTAAAACCCCGTTGGAGACGATCTGACTTGATATCATGATTATCATCCCCAGTAGCCCAGAGTAAGGTACTAGTCTCGTAGCACTTCCTGAGGCGAAAGTCCTGACGATGTGTGGCACAATTATTCCCACAAATCCTATTATTCCGGCAATGGAAACAATGAATGCTACAGCGAGGCTAATGAGGATCACCCACATGATTCTGAACCTCTGAGGGTCCACCCCCTTCGACAACGTCATGTCATCGCTTACTGAGCTTAAGTCTATCATACGAGACGTCCTAATCCCCACCAGGAAGATTAGGGAGAGGAAAAGGGCTAAAACCAGGTCGTACCTCCACCCGACTACCTCAATTTCCCCTAGGAGCCAGAAATTAAGAGGTGGGACCTGAGGGAACCTCAGTGTCAACTCGGTTAGCATAATTGTTACCAGAGAGGAGAATATGTATGAGACCACCACTCCTCCAATAACCATCCCGTAAACTCCGGTTCTCCTCCCAACTGCTAATGTAAGTAATGTGGAGACCATGGAGAAGACGAAGGCCACCAGGGGAGAAAAGTAAGCTACCCAATAAAAGGGTAGGTTAAAGGCCAGAAGAAAGTAGGATAGCACAGCCCCAAAGGCTCCCCCTGAGGCCGTACCGCTCACGTAGGGATCCATTAGGGGGTTTCTAAAGAGTAGCTGCATTACTGCACCGGATATTGCGAGGATAGCTCCTATCAGCGCTGACGCAACCACGGTTGGTAACCTTATGTCCAGTAGTATCTCACCGTATACCCCAGTTGGATGTAGAATGTATTGAGGTGGTATGTAAACCTCCCCAAACATTACCCCCAGGATAAGTACGGGAGGTAAAAGGAGTATGAGCCACCTCAATTCAGAACACCGGCATAGTGACGTTCAACTCTCTCATGACGTAAGAAGTGTTAACGTAGCTTGGGGCGTTGCCCTTTAGAATTTGACTCATAAGTCCAACTCCGTATACCGATAGAGGACCTGGCTCATTCATTAAGTCGGTTGGGAGGTTTCGAGAGAGGACGTAGATTCTGTGGTCCTTATAGGCTTTGGTGCCCTGTATCCCAGGTATGTGGTTCACCATGTAATAGGTGTAACTTAGGTTGTACATCTCTTGAACGAGTATTACCTGCGGGTCGCTAAGAATTAGGGATGAGGGCCCTAGGAGCGGATATCCAGAGTAATTTCCAAACACGTTGACCCCACCAGCTAGTGTCAGGATGTTATTAATGAAGACGTTTCCCCCAGCGGAGTAGAATTCGTAATTTGGGCACACCCAGATTAGGTAAGCTACAGTGGTGTTACCGTGAGTTTCGTAGGAGGACAGCTTAGAGTTCATCCAAGACACTAGATTCTCACCCTCACCCTTCACCCCAAGGCCGGTGGAGAGGTTTAGAACGGAGCCCTCTATCTCTGAGAAGTTTTGCGCATAGTCGTTATTTGTGAGTAATAGGTTCAGACCAGCCTCCTGGAGTTGAGTCACGCTGTTTCCTAATATTCCCTCTTCCCCTACCACTAGGGTGGGCCGTAGTAGAACTATTCCGCTAACGTTAGGGGGAAGCGAGACTACGGTAAGGTTTTTAGGAACGTAACCAGTCCCGTTGACAAGTTCCAGAAGGGAGAGCGAGTACTGATCCATCCCAACTATCTCCTTACCAAGTCCCAACGACAATAAGATCTGTGTGTCGCTGGGCGATAGGGAGACTATCCTCTGATTTACAGATTTTTGAGGAGAACTGGAGAAGTGTATTGAATAGACCAAAGTTAACGCAACTACTAGGACTAATATAAGGGCTATCAGCTTAAACTTCATAGGCTAGGATAGCCTATCCATGTATATAAGTCTTGTTAAACTAGTTCCAAGCTTATCTAAAAAAATTATTATATACTTACTAGACTAAAAGACATTCAAGAGATCCTGATTGTCCCTTAGATCTACACTACTTGATATCGCTGAGTTCATCGTGGCACCATACTCTGTTCTCAGGAAGATATTTCCTCAAATCTTTCTCCTAGCCTTAGTGGTGTTCTCAAACGCTGTCATTTTCGTGAACTACCAACATTTGGACTGGGTCTCCGCAATCTACGCCGGAGTAAACGTTGTAACTACAGTTGGGCTCTACGCACCCAACATAAACGCAATGCCCTCCGTGGAGAAGCTCCTTTTGGTTGTGACCATCATCATGGCAGTAGGTCTTTATACTAGCATAATACAATCTGTAGTAAATACTGTAGTCAGAAGGTCCTCGTGGAAGGACGCGAGGGCAAGGTGGAGGGGTTCCCACATGAAGGATCACATAGTGTTGATCGGCACTGGAAGGGTAATCATTAGCGCAGCCCAGAGGCTGTCGAAGTTGGGAAAAGATCATATTGTACTTACCCCATCCCAAGAGGTTTTCGAAGCTCTCAAGGAAGATCACGTGATCCTTGGAAACCCCGAGGATGAGAGAGACCTGATGAGTGCTGGGATTCCCTCAGCGTCATCCGTGGTAATAGCCATGGAGGATGACACCAAGTCGCTTCTGGTCACTTTGAAGGTTCAGAGGATAAACCCGCCCCTCAACACAATATGTGTAGTTAAACAAAGTTCCCTTATAGACGTTTTTAGAACGGCAGGTGCAGATGAAGTTATTCCGTATGAGGATATAGTTGGGAGGATAACCGCTGCCGCCTCCATATCCAGGAACGTCGGTGGAGTGATATTCACTATGGAAAGGAAGGCTGACATGGTCGTGGGATTTTTCGACGTGAAGCAGGAGGTCGCTCTTTCCTCTTTACCAAAAGAAGTCATACCAATAGTCATCGTGGAGAACGGAAGTTTAAACCCATACTTTTCCAAGGACACGAGATTGAAGCCTGGACAGACCCTCATCGTATTGGGAAACCCTGATCTATTCAGGTCTATAACCGAAATACTTTCTGGGAATGGGAAAAGCTAAGCATGACTAGCTTAAGGGACAAAATTGCAACCTAATACTTTTTTAATCATCTTAATATAAAGCTTAATCTTAACAGTATTTTATTCTAATAGCAACTATTTAAGCTGGAGAAATATATCAATGATAATGTATGTGAGTTTCCTCGATCAGCGCGACTTAGACGTTATAGAGCTAATGGTCACACTGATGCACGTTTCATCTTACAAATTATCTAAAATATCTGGAATCCCAGCTTCAACTTCTTGGAGGATTCTAATGAAGTTAAAGTCCATGGGGTTGATCGCTAAGGACAGCAAAGAGTACTACATCACCCCTAGGGGCCTGGTCATGGCCTACTATCTCTCTAAGAGACCTACAATTAGGGAGACTTCCCTTAAGAACTTGAAGGAAGCGTGGAAATACGAGGGGTCACAGGAAGAGTTAAGGAATTTTCTAGATTCATTAAGGGAATTCCTAAGACGATTCGAGATTTCGCCCATGAGCATATGTTTCAATCAACCACTCTCAGCCATTAGTTTGATGTTACCTAGAGCTAAGGATCTGGATGAGATGAGCAAGAAGGTATTAGCTAGGTTTATCTTAAAGACGTTCCCAAGCGTGGTTTTACCCTCGGGCTGTAAGGTAGTCCTTA belongs to Metallosphaera tengchongensis and includes:
- a CDS encoding FecCD family ABC transporter permease, whose protein sequence is MRWLILLLPPVLILGVMFGEVYIPPQYILHPTGVYGEILLDIRLPTVVASALIGAILAISGAVMQLLFRNPLMDPYVSGTASGGAFGAVLSYFLLAFNLPFYWVAYFSPLVAFVFSMVSTLLTLAVGRRTGVYGMVIGGVVVSYIFSSLVTIMLTELTLRFPQVPPLNFWLLGEIEVVGWRYDLVLALFLSLIFLVGIRTSRMIDLSSVSDDMTLSKGVDPQRFRIMWVILISLAVAFIVSIAGIIGFVGIIVPHIVRTFASGSATRLVPYSGLLGMIIMISSQIVSNGVLGFKIPLTAITSLMASPIIVMVLVKGIAYSGS
- the tatA gene encoding twin-arginine translocase TatA/TatE family subunit, producing MVAINPSDIAIIIIVALVLFVGSSKIPELFRSMGKALGEFKKGRMEAEMEINQMQNQPPASTYQSPQSNQQKAASPEDLEKQIKDLQKQLDEMKKQQKTQ
- the tatC gene encoding twin-arginine translocase subunit TatC, with the translated sequence MTEKTSELQKSGERPLLEHLNELIYRARRALISLVSAFVIFFFFGIKEVSFNGFNFPILYPNLFNSISSYFIRLFIHTELPPQLKLLNLNPFDTLFSAAYVSFFLSLFIAMPIIIHEIWGFVSPGLYENEKKMAKSLILPAFVLFAAGSSFAYFIIIPVMMKFVLLYTTSLGVEPTLSLRAFINTVMSLMLTVGLGFEYPLIMTMLTMAGVVKAESWRRNWRYGVLGAFIIAWFISPGTTGGVIETTIGVTLSTLYFVGVASSYLAQKRRK
- a CDS encoding ABC transporter substrate-binding protein: MKFKLIALILVLVVALTLVYSIHFSSSPQKSVNQRIVSLSPSDTQILLSLGLGKEIVGMDQYSLSLLELVNGTGYVPKNLTVVSLPPNVSGIVLLRPTLVVGEEGILGNSVTQLQEAGLNLLLTNNDYAQNFSEIEGSVLNLSTGLGVKGEGENLVSWMNSKLSSYETHGNTTVAYLIWVCPNYEFYSAGGNVFINNILTLAGGVNVFGNYSGYPLLGPSSLILSDPQVILVQEMYNLSYTYYMVNHIPGIQGTKAYKDHRIYVLSRNLPTDLMNEPGPLSVYGVGLMSQILKGNAPSYVNTSYVMRELNVTMPVF
- a CDS encoding zinc ribbon domain-containing protein, whose product is MGRVAREHALKVVYVDPHYSSHCPKCGKEMEEEGHRYSLVQVVMRTIVT
- a CDS encoding ABC transporter ATP-binding protein, which encodes MLIQGAKVKVGDRLILSDFSLEVRRGLNLVIGPNGAGKTTLLRSVIRALNSLQGMEKGYVPAEFFSSDIPVEDILLSGTRNKLEKYRQYVELLDVGKLFGKRFSTLSTGEKRMVLICKALTEGDLIIMDELTSGLDLKNQRKVLEVINHLKRNKTFLASTHDLQWLGYADYVTLMKSGQIVLQSTPEEVTEDLLEKVYEIKIKRVDFKGRPLFLVDI
- a CDS encoding potassium channel family protein codes for the protein MSLRSTLLDIAEFIVAPYSVLRKIFPQIFLLALVVFSNAVIFVNYQHLDWVSAIYAGVNVVTTVGLYAPNINAMPSVEKLLLVVTIIMAVGLYTSIIQSVVNTVVRRSSWKDARARWRGSHMKDHIVLIGTGRVIISAAQRLSKLGKDHIVLTPSQEVFEALKEDHVILGNPEDERDLMSAGIPSASSVVIAMEDDTKSLLVTLKVQRINPPLNTICVVKQSSLIDVFRTAGADEVIPYEDIVGRITAAASISRNVGGVIFTMERKADMVVGFFDVKQEVALSSLPKEVIPIVIVENGSLNPYFSKDTRLKPGQTLIVLGNPDLFRSITEILSGNGKS
- a CDS encoding Lrp/AsnC family transcriptional regulator, giving the protein MDETDRKILYSLFRDGRVSQRKLAEELNLTPPALNYRFKKLEEDGILKGYRVFITPSFVSKYYGFVAFINQRDFDSDWIFLKFKCVEWLNVYGVIGSSLRDLDDKIDKMSAALGEARLKYVPEQSLEPLKPLDLRILAELSKNPRATESEIGSKLGMPSKTVAKRLRILAKRGVYSVFPVLDVSKAGLVMFSMFSREIRKITGVLEPCTIFRITDGKAGINVCLVESMLQARNYVNSARLQEPDSDVMIIYDYYLNLDSSITAV
- a CDS encoding PQQ-binding-like beta-propeller repeat protein, with protein sequence MKKVILGIMVVSVFLLGAFLGSPVMQFFSQVITPIPQPIVRTYDMYNTTYFPYEVKVVYYPGNYTNLNLGLPTSWEVTNGGQSHNAAFTTTCTQLIQGVVWQQDFAHMAGAALIPLSAPQNMLPGANVMGTRSALVMLTQMVGEPLGVTLADNLLFVEEDSGPGSIFAVNPLNGQVVWYATGLASYAMNNPIVYNGIVFVTVGDVGFNFANFVHYEKGQFSSIHRGMAYGAIYAFNATDGELLWMKFTMGEAMPAPAVYDGILAYSDGGGEFIGVNATTGQVLWMDSMPGLFDSMSSVNYYVMPNGTPIFIAGFTSLSQPFGLLVAVDGLNGKEVWNATLPSPNRPFNTGMGDVPPAVDQQLGIVVQSTVANAEPNGTVDTLVVGVNATTGQVLWVTNLGRGYTPPAFKGAIPTIYNGTVYVGAPSLGKEYAINIKTGQILWQTRLNGISTPPSAPGGPRGGATYYDNLLWVVGGPNVYVLNPKTGEVLQQYYVGGRFGIVNPVIVGSTMYLTNSYGWVIAIPLYQVYPNYVLYA
- a CDS encoding twin-arginine translocase TatA/TatE family subunit, coding for MIGSLSDALIMVIVAILLLGGEKNLSGTVRNLGKTLSELRKRQDEFKRELMKELSETGDITQEVRNDLSFNSNSGPMVRPLYNLPKTSEEEKIKQLEEQIRRMQAELERLKKGDGKN